CAATCTAGGGATTTGTTAAATTCTTCTACAGTAAAATCCGGCCAGAAAGTTGGAGTAAAGTAGAGTTCAGTATCTGCAATCTGCCAGGGTAAAAAGTCCGATAATCTTTGCTGCCCACCAGTTCTAATTAATAAGTCTGGATCGGGTTGTCCGGCTGTATCTAAATACTGCCCAAACTCCTCCTCTGTAATCTCTTTGTGATCTTTGGGTAATTTATTAATGGCTCTAAGTATTTCATCTCTACCGCCATAAGACATTGCAAAGTTGACAGTTATTTTAGTGTTGTTTTTGCTTTGTTCAACCCAACTATTGGTCATATCTTGGATATCTTTGGGAAATAAAGAGAGATTTCCCAGTACTTTAATACGTATATTCTTGCGGTAGTACTTATTTACTTTCCTATTTAAACTTGTGCGAAACAAGTTTAATAAAAATTTAATTTCTTCTGGTTTTCTGTTCCAGTTTTTTATTGCAAGTGCCCAAAAGGTCAAATTCTGGATTCCTAGCTCTATAGAACGATCGATTATTGATTCAATTTTGCTCTCGCCAGTTAAATGTCCTTTAAATTTTGGTAGCCTTTTTTCTTTTGCCCAGCGACGATTACCGTCCATGATTAAAGCTACGTGACTAGGTAAGTGTTCCATAAGTTTAGTATAGCAGATATTAAAAGCCAAGCTATCCACTAAAGTGTAAAGCTCGGCTGATATCTGCTCTTACAAAAATAGATTGAGCCATTCTCTCCAGATAGGAATTTCAGCTTTCATGTTTTTTTCATTCAGAGAACGATCAGACTTCGACTGAGGTATGACATAAGCAGTCTCCCCTGCTTTTCCTAGTCCTAGTTTTTCACGAGCTATTTCTTCAATATATTCTCTACTTTGAATGTGCTGGTATTCTTCACGAAGTAGTGCATTTTCCTCTTGAACCTCATGAAGTCTTTCTTGTGCCTTATTTACCAACTGACTACGCGTAGACAAATCTATGATTGAGCGGGAAAGGTTAACAATTAGAACGATCCCGATAATAATAATTATCCAGCTTATTGTTTTTGCATTCATTAGGTGATTAGTTTATTATATTTATCTAAAATCAAGCATAAAAAGCATTGACGTTCATTTAATAGCATGCTATTATAGGCTAGTCTTGCCCCCAATACGTTTGACTATTATGGATACTAGTTTAGCATCAATTAAAGATCAGTTTATACAGTTCTTAGATGATAAGGGTCGCGCTGTGGCAACTGTCCTTGCATATGGTAAGGATGTTGATCAATTAACCCAATATTTAATCAAAAGCGGGCGCAAGAACATTAATGAGGTGACAGAAGCTGATCTGCAAGCTTTTTTAAAAACGCTTCAGGATAATAGCTATACTCAGAAATCCGTATCCAGAAAAATTAACTCGATCAAGACGCTCTATAGGTTTTTAGTTGGTGAGGGTATTTTGCAGCAAAATGTCGCAGCGAATATTAAGCACCCACACATCGAGCACAAAGAGCCTCGTGTATTATCTAAGATGGAATACCGCGCTCTTCGTGATGCTTCTCGTGAAGATGAGCGTATTTCAGCAATTATTGAGCTATTTTTACAAACTGGAGTAAGAATTGGTGAGCTTGCCCAGATTAGATTGGAAGACGTTACCAGTAATGAATTAGTTGTGCGTAATGCTAGAGATAAAATAGATCGCAAGGTTCCAGTTAATTTGTCTTCAAGTGACTCTCTTAAAAGATACATGGGTGTGCGTCCTCAGTCTGAAAGTGAGCGCTTATTTATTACTAAAACAGGCAGACCCTTGCTCGTTCGCAATATTCGTACAGCAATTGATCGCTACTTCAAAGAGGCTGGGATTAAAGAATGCACCGTAAATGACCTGCGTAATACTTTTATTGCTCATCAGTTGGCAAATAATGCACCTTTGGAGTATGTATCTGCGATCGTTGGGCATAAAAGAGTATCTACGACTGAAAAATATTTAGATCTGGTTGATCTTGGGGATGCTAAATCTAAAGATCCGAAGCTTCAAGAACTTTAACCTTCGTCTCTTTGATTATCTTTCCTGCTTGGCGTGATAAAATTAGCTTTCGGGCGCCTGTAGCTCAATGGCAGAGCACTGATCTTATAAGTCAGGGGTTCTTGGTTCGAATCCAAGCAGGCGCACCCGGGCCTGTAGCTCAACTGGCAGAGCGCTTCAATGGCATTGAAGAGGTTGTGAGTTCGACCCTCATCAGGTCCACCACGTTACAGCTGGGCACGCTGGTTTATTTCCGCTTCCACAACTTCATGGGCTCGCCCATATTTTAGGCGAGAGAGCTTCTTGATAGCTTCGGCAATTTTAAGATTAGACATTCTTTTCTCTGCTTCCAGATCGCGAGTTAAATCAACAGAGAATGGTGGGACTGGTTCGTTGTTAACTTGAGTTCTCATGTATGCATGAAATCTCTCAATATTGATCAGGTCTGATTCATTAAAAGTTGGCTGGAATTCGTGTTGAAGGTAATTAGCATCCGTAACTCCCACACGAAAAGCCACAAGTGTTCCTACGTTACCAAAGACAGCATTTTTAACTTCCTCTTCCATTTGACCAATAAATTGATTAGCCACACACAAATTTAACTTAAATTTACGAGCCTCTGATAAGATTTGTGAGAAATCTGGTGTGGCAAAATTTTGGAACTCATCAACATAAAGATAAAAATCTTTTCGCAATTCACGAGGCGTATCTACCCTACTCATAGCCGCAACTAGGATTTTTGGCACAATCACCAAACCCAAAAACTGAGAATTTTCCTCTCCCAATGCTCCTTTGGATAGGTTGATAAGAAGAATTTTACCTTCATCCATTACTTTGCGAAAATCAAATGCTGACTTAGATTGACCAATAATATTACGCATGGTTTTATTAGTGACGAAACGACCAAACTTAGATACGATGTAGTCTAGTACTTCAGATTTATGAAAATCACTAGTCTGGGCAATTTGATCAGTCCAGTAGCGCCTAACAACTGGGTCTTGAACTTTTGGAAGCAATTGTTGAACATATTTAGCATCAGTTAGGACGCGAACTATTTCCACAAATGTCGCCCCTTCATCACTCATAACTGTCAACATTGCATTCCTGACTGCATGTTCAAAGCGTGGTCCAATAATACCCGTCTTCATGGGATCATAAAGTTTATACATCAACCCAATGATTGAGTTAGCAATAAAATGCTTTTGCTCTTCGGTTTTAGCTTCCAAGAGATTCATACCCATGGGACGGTCTGTATCTGATGGGTCAAAATGAATAACGTCTTCAGCTCGCTCAGGTGGTATCATCGGCAGCAAATCCTCAATAAGATCTCCATGTGGATCCATTACGCAGATCCCCTTGCCAGCGCGAATGTCTTGAATTGCCATGCTTTTTAGTTGCTCAGACTTGCCTACGCCGGTTTTTCCGATGATATACATGTGACGTGCACGATCTTCATCATTAAGATAAACAGGGCGGGTCATGCCACGATAGACACTCTTACCAATATACATTCCAGTTTTGGCCATATTAGCTGGTGCTGGTGCACGCTTGGCGTTTAACCAATAAATGCCTGGAGTTTCAATCGTTTTGTTTGGAAAATGAATAATAGTTGCCAGCTCTTCTGTGGATAAGACGCCGCTACGTTTAAAGCGCTTAATACTCAACATAGGTAAATAACGATAAATCACATCCAACATAAACATTCCCTTAAACCGGATTTTGTTAGTAGTGAATTTATTGTGTGTTGAGTTAAATTGGGAAAAAGATGACTTAATATTGTCCAGGTGCATCTTTGCCAGTGATTTATTGGAAGATGAAACAATAATACGGATTTCTGTCTCAAATCCAGATTTTGACACTTTATTTTCTATTGCTTCAAGTGTTTTAGCCTCCACGTTATACTTGGCCTCTTCTGGATTAGATTCTTTTTTCTTTGTACTAGAGATGTACTCTCTGCCAGTTTTAGCCCAGTCGTCCTTGGCTGGATAGATCATGTACTGGATCATTGCGCCTTCTCCGGTTCCCATCTTGGCAAGACCTGCCGTTAAAGAAGAAAGCGGGTCGGTCGGTAAATCTTTATATATTTTAATTGGCTTATGATCTTCCTTTGCTAGTTTTAATGAGGTAAATTCAACGTGGCCTTGTTTAGAGAAAATATTAAACTCGCTAACTTCTTTAACTTCTGCTCCAGGATAGGCTCCATGAATATGTTTTTCGACTAAGTCTTTAAGCTCCCGAGGCGTAGATACATAAAATCGTATATCACCAGCAGTTGCTACGATTTCAAATGTTAGGTGGTCTGGAATCTCCAGCATTTTAAAGATTCCTTCTCCTCCACTACTAATAGTAGACAATGATGCAAAGAATTGCTCGGCTGCATCGATCTTTACTTCATTATCGCGAGGAAGCGCAACGTGTAGTAGAGCCATGTCCAATGAGCGATCCTCGCGGTTCCTCCAGCGCAGGTAAAGAATTAATGCATATGTTACTAAACCAGCTGCTGCAACTAGAAATATAAAGATAGCGGCAATGATTATATAGAGCTCGAGTGAAGATATTATGTCTGCTGGTTGGATTGTATTGTTTAGCATTAACTTTTTATTAATCTTCCATGTACTTCTTTAATTGCTATATGAGCTTTTTTAAGCTGGCGTACACACCAAATAGACATCCAGCGAACTGATTCCCAGACATGTGCATGTAATCCTTTTACAATTTCATCATCAGTTAATGGTAATTTAACTGTCGTTCCGGTTGTTTGGTTGACTGGGGTGGTGGGCCCGGTGTGTTGTAAGCCTGCTTTTTCTACGTCTTTGGGTATTTCTGGACGTTGAGAAATCTCTTTGACGTGCTCAGCAACTTCTTTGGATTTTTTAACTTCACTGTATTCATGTACAGCTTCTTGTAATCCAGTGTCTGAACTTACGGCCATTGGTTCGTGCTCAATACTAGTGTGAGTAGATGCGCTTGTTACGTCTTGATCATCCTGTGGTTTTTTGTTGGAGTCATCCATGAAATTATTATAGCAGAGACAGCGCTTACGAGATCTGTTTGAAGTTGAATAGTTTTAAACCTGGAATTTGTTTGAAATGTTTAACATTTCTGGTTGCAACTTCTGCGTTAAGAGATAGAGCTGTTGCGCCTATTACAAGATCGACTGTTCCTAGAAATCCAATTCTATTATTTCTACCTATCTCCCCAGCAAGTTTTGCAATATCTTCTGTTAGAACGATTCTCTCAAACGGTTTAAGTAAATCCTCGGCTTTTTTTAGCACAAAGCTTTCTAAGAACTCATAACCTACAAATAACTCAACTAAAACTACAGTTGGAATATATAATTTATAGTTTTTTTCTGTACTTGCTCTTAGTAGAAGTTTAAAATTACTATTGCTCTTTTTAAGATGGTCTATAAATATATCAGTGTCTAATACTATAGATTTCATTTTTTTAGCCTGCTATTGATTGTTTTAATGTCTGTTTTTCTTAGAGCTTCCCTATTTTTGTCTGCGGGTAAATCCTTCCAAGCTCCATGCATGCTTTCAACAAATTTCATGTATTCATCCCAGTCTGTCTCCTTTTTTGGTGGAACTAACACACCGACAGTTTCATCGATTTTTTCATCTACAATTGTTACTGATTCACCACCGTACCTTGCCAGTCGTAGATACATAGATAGATTTTCTCTAAATTCAGATATTGATACGCTTCTTTTCATACCTTACTTATATTACAATATGTACATATTGTCAAGTTACAAAGGCGAAGCCTTTCAAGGCGGGCAAACAAGGTCTAAATTGAGCCTTACTTAAGATTGACTTTAACAACCAAACTTAAATCCGCATGTGCATTCTTTGGTAAAATTACTGTTACCTTTTTCACTAGGATAGTATTTGTCACAATCAGGTTTAGGACAATGGTAATGATCGTCTTCCTTGCTTCTTCCGCAGTGACAAGTTGAGCTATCTTCATTTTCTCCAGTTAAACCAAGTCTGTTCCCTCCTATAGATTTAACTAATGTACTTCCGCCTCCATTGCATCCTGGCATTTGCTGTAGTCTTTCTAATGCGCCATAGCCTGGATCAGGCAACAGTAATAATGGTAAATAGTCGAGTCTTGGGTCAAGCATTGGGACTGCTGTATGTACTTGAGACTCAACACTACTTCTGTATACGCTGTTTAAGTTGAACTCTGAAAGACTTAATACAGTGTGACCTAGTTTACGTGCAACATCCATAATTGATAATCCATTTATGAGTCGGGTCCTTGCTTCCGCGATGAAATTATCCACGGTTGCACGCTCAATTATCTCAAGATCTAATAATTGAGCCAGTCGGTCCAAATCATGGTGAATTGAAGCAAAACTAGCTTTCTTTCCAGCAAGAGTACCACCCATTAAGCTTTGAATTCTATCAACCACCTGATGCATTCCATTAACTCCCTCTTTTGGTGGAATCTCGATTACAGAACCTACTATCAGTTTTATTTGATCGCGCTGATCTAACCCATTGAACCCTGGCAGATCGCATTCAAATTGCTCTAATAGCTGCCTATTTTGGTCTAACGTCATATCTGTTTGTACTGTTGCAGCTTTTATTTCACCATTGTCACCAACTTGATATACGTATGTTTGAGTGTCAAGATATGTAATATTTTTTCCTGATGCTTGTTCCTTAAGATCAGACCAACCCGGTGGACTGGAAATAAAAAAAACTGTTCTTGGTTGAGCTTTTATTAATCGCTCTGAAAGTTCTTTTACGGAGGCGTGAGCAGCTCCCCCTCTCTCTTTCTGATCAGTGATATCTTCGTAGTGAGCGTCACCATAGTCTGGACAAATTAACCCAACTTTACCATTCTCATGTTTTGCTTGGATTTTGATTGGATATACCAGTCTCTCGGATAAGTACTCCAATCTGAATGCAGCAATATCTTCTTTAGTTACAGCTAACCATAGGTTAACTACTTCTTCTCTGGAATTCCCCATAAGCGCACCCTTTTCCAGCATGCTTAGTAATTGCTCGGTTTGCCCTGCAACGTTAAATCCCGTTCCCGGCAGTAACCACCAATCCCCACGCTCAATTGCTAATTCTAATTCTTGTTTTGATTTATCAATTACAGGTCCAATGACTCGGTAATCTAGGTCGTTATGAGTTTGTGGTTCTTGATTAAGTTGAAATGGTATTATTACCTCGTGTGGATAGTTAGGTATTATTCCAGATTGTACTTGTAATTCTTTTAACATATTTTCTCCTGCTCGGGATTATGCATAAGTGAGTTCCTGACTTTACAGTTGCGGCACAGTTGCTGACTTTCACAGCATTCCTCTTATTCTTAATGCAGTTTATTAAATTTTACTATTCCAGATTCTCTCTTCTACTCCAGCTTCTTTATTAACTAAGCGGGCAAGGGCATAGAGATAGTCGGACAGACGGTTCATGTATTGTAACAGATTTTTTTGTAAAATATTAGCAGTAACAAGTCTCCGCTCAGCTCGACGGCAAATTGTTCTGGCAAAATCTAGCTGTGCAGATTTAACTGATCCACCTGGTATATAAAACTGAGTTTGCTGTGGTAGTTTTTTTTGAATCATATCTATTTCCTTTTCAATCTCACTTACTCTTTTTTCAAGCATCTTATTTCTAGCTTCTTGATACTTTTTCTCTCCAGCTAGTAGCGCACAAATATGCATTAAGTCTGATTGAATATTATTAAAGGCCTTGCCTTTAATAAAGCCGATTGCGCTGTTTAATTCATCAATCGTGCCGTAGGCTTCAACTAG
The window above is part of the Candidatus Roizmanbacteria bacterium CG_4_9_14_0_2_um_filter_38_17 genome. Proteins encoded here:
- the uppS gene encoding di-trans,poly-cis-decaprenylcistransferase, which codes for MEHLPSHVALIMDGNRRWAKEKRLPKFKGHLTGESKIESIIDRSIELGIQNLTFWALAIKNWNRKPEEIKFLLNLFRTSLNRKVNKYYRKNIRIKVLGNLSLFPKDIQDMTNSWVEQSKNNTKITVNFAMSYGGRDEILRAINKLPKDHKEITEEEFGQYLDTAGQPDPDLLIRTGGQQRLSDFLPWQIADTELYFTPTFWPDFTVEEFNKSLDWYSQQKRNFGK